Part of the Juglans regia cultivar Chandler chromosome 14, Walnut 2.0, whole genome shotgun sequence genome, ATGGATGTGACTTGTAAACAAAAGAGGCTTCCCCACCATCCGAGTACTTCATTTCTCGGTgcattaatttttgaaaaatgatatttataattataaaatatataagtatcgtttatttttttaaaaaaataaatatatataatttatatgaaaaagattaattttttaatgataattttaaaaaatatacgaTATTTGTACCAtgctgtatctaatattattattttaatttatttttatatataaaattattcattatttaaaagaactttaaaattttaactctCGTCAGTTATCTCtttgaaattatatttctttttttttttttccattgcttatcataattttttagacttgcgCGATCGAAAACTACTAGCGCCTATATTGACGGTGGTTTTGAGGTTGGCCTTATTCAGAGACTGCTAAAGAGTACTCCAGAACCCACTGTAGACAAAATAGAACTCTCGTATTATAACGCAGCatacgaaaaaagaaaaacgtgTGTATATTACACAAAACGTCAATAACTACACGTTCTTGCTACGATGAAAGTCCAAGGGACTGAGCCAGAGCAACGTCCTACGGGCACGTAGTACGAAACAAAGAAAATGGTCAATCCATTGATCAAGATGTCACAGTGCGATGACACAAACTGCAGACTTGTtattacacaaagaaaactcGAAGACATATAGATTAATATGATCCGGCCTGaaaggatgaaaaaataaataaacatgttaGGCAGTTTTCCAACAGGAGAGAGCACAGAGGATTCGACCTTTCCATCCCTGTAGCATCCAATGCCTATCTTCATCCACTAAGAAATCCTTGTGGTAACACAGCTTCACTTGCGTCTCCACTTTCTTCATGATCTCCTGGTTCAATGGAAGTTGCCTCAACCCAGCTCTCAGATTCCGAACCTGCCATTGCTTATATGTCTCCGGCCTTTCAACCCTCTTTTCTCCTTCACACGCTATGACGTTCAAAACCTCCTTCCCATATATCTCTTGCTCAAATACCATCCTGTCCTGATCTTCTCGGCGTAAATTGGCATCAAGCATATCGAATAATGCAGAAAAGTAGTGCAGTGCCTCCCGGAACCGTGACGTGAAAAATGGAGCATTATAGGATCCATTAACGATTCCATGGATAAAAACATCTGGTTTTATCATCTTAATCAACTTCAAAACAGTGTCACGATGACTGCTCAACACTACTGTCTCATCCTGCAAGTACCTAAACTGGTATAAACAGTTGACGACTATCACCTCATCTCTGTTAATCTTGAGGTCTTCCAACTGGATAGTTTCCCATTTCTGTGCTATGGCATTGTACTCGAAAGGGACTTTAAACCTCTCACAATAACTTGCTAAGCGACGCCCTGTTTCCTCAATCCTTGCTGCTGGCCTGGAACCAGGTTGGGGAAAGTCTATACCAGTAATGCGCAGCACGGGAGGCCCACCAGGTCTTTCGGAGAGATTCTGGATAAGTTCAGGCCATTGGAAACCATACAGAATACCGAAATGAATGATGTGGAGCTTAGTTGCTTTCTGTGATAGGTCCATGATCGTTTGGGTTGCAAAGAAAGTGGACATCCTCATGAAGGGGCAAGCTGAAAGCAATAACCTGAAAGCTTGGAATATATAAAGAGAAGATATATTTTTAGCAGCGAGTGCTGCATATACCTCGCTTCCACTGCCTACCAAGCGTGCCTCAAGAGCGTTAGCAAAGCAATGGGCCAGCCTCTGGGACCCGTCACCGGAAGGAGAAGAATGCTGTCTAATCTGCGATAGTAGTTCATTTGCTCCCTTGAGATCGTTGCCTCCCACTGCTTCTGCACAGTGCATGAGAAGACTCCTCAGGTCAACCAAATCCCTTTTATTCGCCCGTTCTTTCTTGCCAGTAGTTCTGCCATTTCTGGCTCCCTTCTGTTTTCCAGCCTGATGTAACATCGTTCCTCGTCCATTTTGCATTAAGGCTTGAAGAGTATAGGTTTCAAACTCATCTTCTTCAGTACTGCTAAATAGCAGTAGTTTCTCAAACATCTCTGATCGCTCAGGTGCCTCATTATTTAGTGCCAAATGCTTATTTCTCCAGCTTCTTGGCTCGTCGACACTCGAGTTGATAATAGTACTGGTGATCATTTCTTTCCATTCCATTCCACCTGGTGAGTGATCCCTCTTACCTTTCTCCGCTGCATGCACCACTGATTCTGGATTTTTTTCCATGAGCTCTAGAGGGAATAATCTGTTATTCTCGAAACTTAAAATCGAATCATGCTTACGGCCATGTGGAAGAAATCCCCAAGTTTCCTTTATCACATCTTTAGGTTGCAGAAACAATTGGCTCCCCCTAATCGAACCTGGAGCTAGGGGTGTACATAGAGGAGGGGCCGAGCCATTAATGTTATTTCCAAAGTTGCTTGGAAGGCTGATTGACTGCAAACAGGACAGGGAGTTGGATTGGAAGTTGGACTGGAAGGGGAATTCAGCCGGAGAAGCTATAACACAAGAGGACTTCTGCTGAGAAAGATCACAAATCAAGCTGGATTCAATAGCTTTGTTAGCATGGACAATGCTCTTGCAACCATAATAATTGCAAAAGCAATTACACTTGTTCACTGTGCTCACTCTATTTTGATGGGAAGGGATTTGATTGATTAAGGATGGATATTTCTCACCGAGTACATCATAAAAGGGTTTTTCAGCAGCTTGAAGAGCAGCATCAGGGAACCTGCAGGTCGCACCCTCCAGGCCTTCTTCCATAAGAATCTGGCTTATGTAGTTCAAAACAGCAACGGGAGAGTCACTTTGTTCTGAATGATGCCCTCTAGTTGAGCTCATGTTTGAAGGTAGATATAAATTCACTAGGGCCTGTATCagtgaaaagaataaaagaaagagcCATGGAACTATTATTTTAAGGAGTTTCAATAAATTGGCAAAATATAGCCtcaggaaacaaaaaaataatcggCAAAATATAGACTTGACAGAATACAGATTCATATAAACTCAGAAAAACGAGGACtatatttgaatattagatATACATCTGCCTGCAAAACGTACACCATAAACTGCAAATGAAGATTTAAGTTGGAAAACCAGAAGCTGAAATATAATAAGAATGAAAGGATATGCCATGTTAATTAAGTTCAGTACTTTGTACGTTTCTATGTCTCAAGATCAATCCTAACTGCAACAGTTCGATTGCATCAGGAAGTAAAACTTTGAGGTTGAGGAACAACCCTATCTTCTATTGAACAATGGCGGTTTTAGAGACCTGTTTTATATAGTAGAGCTAAGAATAGCAATGGACCTTCAAATAAAGGAGAGATCGAAGTTATAAAACGAACATATTAGACTTCTTGTAATGAGATGAAGATCATATGTGATATAACTCAAAACACATGAATTGCATGAATATCATGCTTTATAGAAAGAAAGCACAATCAATAAGTTAAAGAGACAAAAGATCAGAACGCCATACCTCAGAGAAACCTGAGGGTATGGCCAGTGCATGTGCTCTGGCTCGTAGGAGCAAAGCTCTAGCTTCTTTAAAAAGACATGAGTCGTCCACCAAAATTGACTGCAACAGAACATCGTTTTAACCTGTACGTACGTGCAGACAGAACAGTAGTAAGTCCTAGGGCCTCgctgaatatataatattgcagAAAGGTGAAAGTCAGAGCATCCACACCAACTAATTACGTCTAAAACTAGAGCTTAAAACCAAGTCATTTTTTAGTTAGGAGGCGTACACGAATACCATGCGACGGCTAGAGTTcctgtttaatttttatata contains:
- the LOC109013019 gene encoding scarecrow-like protein 14, whose translation is MSSTRGHHSEQSDSPVAVLNYISQILMEEGLEGATCRFPDAALQAAEKPFYDVLGEKYPSLINQIPSHQNRVSTVNKCNCFCNYYGCKSIVHANKAIESSLICDLSQQKSSCVIASPAEFPFQSNFQSNSLSCLQSISLPSNFGNNINGSAPPLCTPLAPGSIRGSQLFLQPKDVIKETWGFLPHGRKHDSILSFENNRLFPLELMEKNPESVVHAAEKGKRDHSPGGMEWKEMITSTIINSSVDEPRSWRNKHLALNNEAPERSEMFEKLLLFSSTEEDEFETYTLQALMQNGRGTMLHQAGKQKGARNGRTTGKKERANKRDLVDLRSLLMHCAEAVGGNDLKGANELLSQIRQHSSPSGDGSQRLAHCFANALEARLVGSGSEVYAALAAKNISSLYIFQAFRLLLSACPFMRMSTFFATQTIMDLSQKATKLHIIHFGILYGFQWPELIQNLSERPGGPPVLRITGIDFPQPGSRPAARIEETGRRLASYCERFKVPFEYNAIAQKWETIQLEDLKINRDEVIVVNCLYQFRYLQDETVVLSSHRDTVLKLIKMIKPDVFIHGIVNGSYNAPFFTSRFREALHYFSALFDMLDANLRREDQDRMVFEQEIYGKEVLNVIACEGEKRVERPETYKQWQVRNLRAGLRQLPLNQEIMKKVETQVKLCYHKDFLVDEDRHWMLQGWKGRILCALSCWKTA